DNA from Antennarius striatus isolate MH-2024 chromosome 1, ASM4005453v1, whole genome shotgun sequence:
atggaaaaatgacatttctttCTCGTCCAGATATTTTCATATGAATGAAAAGAAGTGATTTCAAATCTTCTGCAAAATGATAGCAATTTAGTGATAATGGTTTGGTGATCTATCTAAGTCCTTGTtatggttttcaaaaaaaaggttttgaaaagtgtttgtgtttatatgtaGTCCTTGAAAAAATACTTAGTTTTCAACACAACTTAAGTGTTGTCACTTAAGAATAAAACAATGATAATGAAGTTTATTGATAATCTATATAAAGTGACAatctgtagtaaaaaaaaaaaaagaacgtaACTACAACatgagcacatttatgtgtccAGGAGGACATGTTCACCAACCGTgtggaggtgaaggtgaagatCCCGGAGGAGCTGAAGCCCTGGCTGGTGGATGACTGGGACCTCATCACCCGCCAGAAGCAGGTGAAAACGCAATAGCCTGAACACGGTCCAGTGTTTGTGTAGATTTACCTCAGACGTGAGGCCCTGTGGAATCAGAACATTGTGTTTCCACAGGAAAAGCAATGTGAAAGTGTTGAAActaaaaatcattttgtgttttcttctgctttctgTGGCTTACAGTTATTTCATCTGCCTGCGAAGAAGAATGTAGAGACTGTCTTGGAGGATTATGCAAACTATAAGAAATCAAAAGGAAACTCAGACAATAAGTGAGTATAAGAAGCCgtaataaataacttttttaaaataatgtaatcattCTACCTGTCACCCAGTGTAGATTCATTCTTCCTCAACTTTCTGCTTGACTTTGTTCTATGGAATGAATTTCAGACAGTTTTCATGAGATATGatcagacttcctgttgtaTTCTGAAGTTTTTAAATGACCATATCGtgtattttaatccattttacGGTAACTGGTGTATCCTGGATCTCTAAGCATGCCACACATTGTAtgtttttcagttatttcactCCAAAGATTTAAGTTTAGCATAACCAAATTAATTGTAGTTGTGTTTACACAGTGGAAAACAGGCACAGGTAGACTGCTGCTTTTCTGTGCTCCTTTACAAATCAGATAAGTAAAGATAGCACAATTAATTGATTCCCCTGATGGATTACAGactattttatttccttttgggGTTTTCTGTCATGGTTTTATATCTTATTGAATACTTTCATGGGAAATGTGTggctcttctcttctctctccacaGAGAGTATGCAGTAAACGAAGTGGTGGCAGGGATCCGGGAGTACTTCAACGTGATGCTGGGAACTCAGCTGCTGTACAAGTTTGAGAGGCCACAGTATGCCGAGATCCTGGCTGAGCATCCTGAGATGCCGATGTCTCAGGTGTACGGAGCTCCACACTTACTACGGCTGTTTGGTAGGAGCCGCCCTGAAGCACGTCAATGTTAAAATCTGGTGATCAGTGTTCATGCAGCTTACACACAGGTTAACACTGGACACTGAACCAATGCTTTAAACCTATACCTAAAAATTAGTagattagatttttaaaatatttctgtcaCAATGGTGAACGATGTCTTTTGGGTCCTGAGTGAAACATTCCCTATATTTTATATAGCCATGATAGAATTATCTATACCTCTGCTCCAACCTCAGTTAAAGTCACTTCCTTATTTGACGTAGCATGTTTATGTAGAACTCATGTCTTCTGTCTATGAGAGACTTCAAGTTCACATTTTAAGTAAAACTGCAAAAGTACAGGAGGCTGCTTTTAGattgttattttgttaaatcAGCTttgtacacaaaataaaatcccacaATAAGAGcagtaaattaattttaattaatgaagTAGCATACTAATGGCATTTGCtttcagaaattaaaatcttaCAGCTTGATACAttataaagtttaaaaatgttcatCAGCAGCTACTTTAATTGTTCTTTCTTGTGTGGAAATGCATCTTCAGCCAAGCATTATGACTGCCTgtttaatatactgtagtacCTTTGGTTGCCAATGCAGCTCTGACCCTTTGAGGCGTGGACCTCACTGGACCTCTGAAGGTGTGCTGGGATATCTGGCACCAGAATGTTAGATCCAGATCCTTGAAGTGCGATAAGTCCTATCAGTTGAGAGGTGGAGCCTCTGACTATTGGGCTTGCTTGTCCAGGACATCCCACAGATGCTCGATTGGAATGAGATCTGGGGAGATTTGAGGCCAATTCAATACCTCAAACCCGTTGTGTGCCTTGAACCATTCCTGAACCATTTTTGATGGTTGTGTTGATGCCCACACATCCATTGTTTGACCTTTCCGTGGACAGGTGTCAGTGTGTGCACCCTGACTGGTCTATGCAGCCCCAAACTGTGTGCGCTGTATAATCTGAcacctgggatgcacttcagcAAAAATTTGTACATCCCAACAcgacatttatgcatcccaaaagtaataacagaatatgcGGTAGAagcgtatgcaaggattgagttttgccaatagtacaatatcaAAActtaacaaactgttaattttaactgttaatttttattaataaagacatcaaaactgtttcagtaaaacaggaaaattacttataatttttatcaaaatgttacagcctggtggttattcttaaaaaaacagtttaagaaataaagatgttatacagttttttttccccctttttctttttactcaatggttttctttgcctttaattcatatattctcctgtggacattgCACCAAGATGACAGAGCCTTccccacacacattttttgtacgctgcattttgtcttgggtgctgacatttagccgtgcctcacccatggaaaaaaTCGCGTCCATTGCGGtacaaatgttcagatttttgctggtttttgctcggcttcttctgcatcttcttccatacagtccacagtaatatctgtctctttcttttcattaacttttgttttttttcccaggaaATCACTCATTGTCACGTGGGTTTTCTCCAAACTCTCGCAACATCAAAACACaatggcgatttccgggttcaaaatttaagtggagaaatggataaattgtcaatatttctgttgaatggaagtgcatttttaccaatattatatcgcggaaaaaggtagcatcgatttttttaattgtaagcatattaaagcttgcgtcccagggatatacgttgtctgatgatcgtgcgtCCTTGTcacaaaatgtgcatcaaagacgcaaggacacatgcaaacgagaacactgcttGCCCATTTTTTCTGCTTCTAACACATCAACTTACTACTGAATGTATCCCATCTACTAACAGGTGCTGCGATAATGAGGAAATTCATTTGATTCTCTTAGCCTGTCAGCGGTCATAGTGTTACGGCTGATTGGTGTGAGATGCCCTGTGGTTAGTCCACATGGTGGCGTTCATTTCAGAGTTAAAATCAAGCTTTGAAGGAAATGACTCAGCTTGGTGCGTAAGATGACTAATGGAATAATTCACTGCTTTTGATGAACACGTCAGTCTTCAGTGATTACAAGGGCTCAAGGCAGAGTTTACTCTGCCATAACTAATCACATTTACCAGTTTAAGCATCCAAGCAGTACGGTTGTTAtggctgctgtttggacaaatgaAGTTCTAGGTTGGGATGTGGAACAGTTTTCCTAACATACTCTGTGAAAACGTGATATGATCTGTGATTTTACAAGATGTCTACATTAATATGAATGAGTACCTGGATTATTAAGAATATTTCactgaaaacaagaagaaatacCTTTCTCCTTTgttatttttgaagtttttctgcataatttttataaaatgtcttatataataataatactaataattgtCATTTTGCAATGTAAAGTGCACGATAAGTCAACCATGTTGCCCCTCCTGAACTGTAAGTAAAAAATTCCTTAAAACTACAGTCACTCAAGTTATATAGATCAGATCAGCACAGGAGTGTGGCCTGCTGTTTGTCACTAGTTTGTCTAGCAAACCTTACTTTTGTGAGGCGTgacataatattttaaaaactggttgTAAATCATTCACTGTGCTGTTTCTTTGATTGTTCCTCACGTATTTTGCCGTTCCTTGCAGTTCGTATCGGAGCCATGCTGGCCTACACTCCACTGGATGAGAAGAGTCTGGCTTTGCTGCTCAGTTACCTCCAAGATTTCCTCAAGTAAGTTTGAACTCCCACCACTTCACCAGAGAGTCACGTTTGACAACACTCCTTTGTTTGCGCAGCCAGACTTGTTTCAAATCCTCAAAACACACATCACGAAGTCGATGTCCTGACAGTGACAGCACAATAGAACTGTATGACAGGTGGATCTGATGTTTGGGTGTTTGAGGTAGAAGAAATACTTTATATGGTTTCACAGTTGATGCGTGAATGGAGGCTGAAGTTTGTAATCATTAATGGAAATCTATAAcgcagcaaacacacaatctTTACTGTCGCTGTCCACACAACCCAACAGAATTATGTTGACTTAAATCAGTGTGATTTTCACACGGGTGAATTGGGTAAGTGGTGGGAAAAAACTGAACTGCAACTCCTGCAGAAAtactaaagtaaaataaaaataaaaattctactTGATTAAGTGGACCTGAAAATCAAAATCTGGATTATTTTTCTATAATATAAACTCTAAAATTTTGACTTTGTTATGTCTGGGCTGTACAATGTATTGTTGAGGCTTAGCATCGCTCTGAGCACACAGCTTCGCACAACAGGgctgttgatttaaaaaaaaaaaagttccaacaAATTCAATAAGTTTATCTACATGACTGGGATGAAGGGTGGCTCAGTTTTTTAGTGAACAACGTTGATTCGAAATCAATCAATTGGAAATACAAAGTGACAGCGCTGTTCCACAGTGAGAGTTACATCTTTGCATGAGTAACACACTGCATCATCTGGTGAAACTACCTGCATTCTTCTTTCATCACAATATCAGTCTGTGACACACAGTGAAGTAGTTGAGTTGTGACCAGCGTTGTTTTTACTGTAAATGATCCAGTGACACCACATGGCTGTCGGTTGAATGTCCTGTCAGGGCCCTGAACCGAAGCTCTACCTGTAGAGGTGACGGTTGTAGTTTCCATTCCACTCCACCCTCTCAgtcagttcttcttcttcttcaggtaccTGGTCAAGAATTCCTCCACCCTCTTCAGTGCCAGCGACTATGAGGTTGCTCCACCGGAGTATCACCGTAAAGCTGTGTGAGAACACTGGCCACAGTGACTGAAGCATGTCGTcccacatgtaaaaaaaactatcaCTACCATTTTAAGTGAAGACTGAACTTTTCTCTTGACCTGATCTCATGCCCCTCAAAGGTCATAATGAGATCGTCACAGGTcgttaaaatatttctttgcctttgctcttcttctctcactttGAAAagttttaagaaataaaaaaaaaaccttttggtCTTTTTGTGCATTCCAGATGACAGATATGTTATTCTTGCATGCGTGTATTTATTAGTGTTTCTTCTGATATGAGGTACAATATATATTACTAGACCGCATGGTCGGCACTTTTAGTGTTTGCATATCTGTATCCTGTGTATTTGTATCcatttgtaaaaaagaaaagtttctaCAGATCTTTATGTTGTTGACTGTTTTCTTGAGATAAACCATGAAGTGTCACTCAACGACATAAGATGAAAAGTAAGGGACTGGCATAGGTTCACCACCAACATAGATTTGTATGTtgcaaatttttgaaaaattcagAATACCTGCACGTGtacttttttattaaaaattgaaaaataataagCATAAATTAAAGGTGGTGGCCAAGTAGGAAgggctgtcacctcacagcaggTGAGGTGACAGCAAGATTCTGGGTTCGAATCCTTTCTGTGcgtagtttgtatgttctcttcGTGTCTGAGacggttctctccggcttcctcccaccttcaaaagcaTGTACTTGATGTGCATTAgtcagttccaaattgtccgtaggtgtgagtgtgtgtgtgtggttgttcgtcttttgAGTGGTGATGCACTGGCGGTGCATCCGGAACGTCTCCCCACCTGTCGTCCGTTAGTCCTTTGTGATAGGCTCCAAAGGACTAACGGACTAACGTGACAAATGACTAACGTGACCCTTGAAAGCGGAAGAGATGGTTCagaatatgaataaatgaacagtttgaatTACTTTACTAACTGTTTACACgattttttccacaaatattCATAGTTACTTATATTAAATATGTTAATCATGGGGCTGTaggtagcactgctgcctcacaagaAGGCTCCAAGTTCAATTCCTTTCCCTGTGGAGTTTGTATTTTCTCCCCATGTTTGTGTGAGTTCTCTCCGCGTCCTCCGGCTTACCCCCACCTCCATATGTCTTGAATTGGTCgcaccaaattgtctgtaggtgtgagtgtgagcatgaatggttgtttgtcttttgtgaaacgcacaatgagctggcgtctcatctggggtgtatcCTGCCTTTTGCTTGTAGACAGCTGCgattggctccagcaaaccAATGACCCGCAGGGTAGATAAGTGATTGTAGATGAGACTGCAATCATGtcatcaagaaaatggatggaagggTGTTAATCATTCATATTGTATTACTGACTAGACAGACTGGGATTTGTGAATATTTCAAGTGAGGCTTTGATTGGTCtcacaatcaaatcaaattaatcCAGAAGCACATTTATCTTTAATGTATAATTAGCTAAATTAGCATCTGTTCAAccatttacaaaagaaatttacaTTCATACATGACTGAACTAATTTTCTAGATTTTTTAGAAGACAACAGAATCCACAGGACATTCTCAAACATGGGTCTCATTTTAGTAATAGTACTCAGTTAAGGTACAAAGACCTACAAATATTATCAGGAAAAAGTATTGCAacttcaaaaatgaaattattctcTCCACAAAAATATCCTTGTGACTGATGAACTGTAAGACGGATATAGATAATTAAGCAGAGCAGGACTAGGACCCATATGCAGGACACCGGTAGAGATGTTTTCATATGTATTTTAATCAGGCAAAATCAGAAGACACAATAAACTTTGACATGTCCAACAAACCAGAACGAAAGTCGAACAAGCGGAGTTCAGAATTTAGGCAGGGTCCGGAGAACAGGCAGACTTAAAACATGAGCAAACTACAGGCAAGACACACAGGCTGAAGAGTCACTAAGAGAACTAACAATCCAGCCCCAAACCAAAGGAGACTCCGTTTAATCAGCCTGATTGGGCACAGGGGTTGAGATGAAGTATACGAGGCAGTAGGCAAACTGAAGAAAGTCCATCCCATCGCGCCCTGCGTCTGGGGAGACAGAGCTCCGGTCCCTCCAAGGTCCTCACAAGAGGTAAGAGCAACTGGTCAgtagtcgttgagctcagtggggcaTCTCCCCTTAGGCACAGTGACGATGCAGGAGGTTTTCCACagggacgggaccctccccagccgaaGGCTGAGGTCGAATAACTGGTGTAGGAGCTCACCCAGTTCACCAGCACAAGtccggaggagtcttgggggaACCCGGTTAGGTCTCGCTGCTTTCGTAGGACTATTATACAATTACACAAAATATAATCATTTATCATGCATTAAGGTGAAACTGCTGTAATTGCTCAATTTCTTTACCCTGCAATCCTCAGCCTGAGGTGACGAGGTTTGTTTgcccaaaataaaaatttaaaattcaacataaaaatgttaatcAGGTTTGTATGTAAACATCTATCTGTAAACTAACCAGTAAGTAAAGTTGTAATGTTCCATTTTCAAGCTTCACAGTAGGACACAGaaatgaatgtttaaaaatatttacatttataaaatgtgaCTAGCAGCAGTCTGTTTTTCTCTTAGTGGATCTGGTTATTCCTCTTTCCTACTGTTGCATTTAAGAAATGACATACTCTCTGTTTCTACTCTGTTGAATGGCAGCATCAATGCAGTGATCAATCAGCAGTTCTAAAATAAATTCGTTAGGATTTGATTTGTTCCTTTGCCAGTCTTGGCTAAACATTTTGAGACACTCTGATCAAATTTAACAAACGAGTTTAGACCAAACATCGACATTATTGTTTAAGTGTTTTCATCAGTAATCTTGGTTGTAATATTTCAACTGTTCTGCATATTTGTCTGTTGATAAATGCTTTCTGTCCTGGTTCCTGCAAGAGAACGAGTTGGTGGAAGAAGCTGAACTACACAAAACTAGCCCTGTGAGACTTTAGTTTAGTAGCTAAATGCTACTGGGGAGtcaaaagagaaacagagaaaccAACAATAAAATACTCACCTTAGTCCAGAGTGGGTTTTTTGCACCAAATAGGATTACCTGTACGCAGACAGGGGAGAAACTTATAAATAGCACACAATGGTTTCTTTGAACATTTATAACCAGTTCTTTCGCTTGCCTG
Protein-coding regions in this window:
- the LOC137592514 gene encoding mortality factor 4-like protein 1 isoform X1 gives rise to the protein MAPKQDPKPKFQEGERVLCFHGPLLYEAKCVKINIKDKQIKYFIHYSGWNKNCVVFSCSWDEWVPESRVLKYVDSNLAKQKELQKANQDHYVEGKMRGLAPSKKIAAVQQKNVDLKLKKAKQKTPGPGEGSSSGEMPQGPRKKRARVDPTVESEDMFTNRVEVKVKIPEELKPWLVDDWDLITRQKQLFHLPAKKNVETVLEDYANYKKSKGNSDNKEYAVNEVVAGIREYFNVMLGTQLLYKFERPQYAEILAEHPEMPMSQVYGAPHLLRLFVRIGAMLAYTPLDEKSLALLLSYLQDFLKYLVKNSSTLFSASDYEVAPPEYHRKAV
- the LOC137592514 gene encoding mortality factor 4-like protein 1 isoform X2, with the translated sequence MAPKQDPKPKFQEGERVLCFHGPLLYEAKCVKINIKDKQIKYFIHYSGWNKNWDEWVPESRVLKYVDSNLAKQKELQKANQDHYVEGKMRGLAPSKKIAAVQQKNVDLKLKKAKQKTPGPGEGSSSGEMPQGPRKKRARVDPTVESEDMFTNRVEVKVKIPEELKPWLVDDWDLITRQKQLFHLPAKKNVETVLEDYANYKKSKGNSDNKEYAVNEVVAGIREYFNVMLGTQLLYKFERPQYAEILAEHPEMPMSQVYGAPHLLRLFVRIGAMLAYTPLDEKSLALLLSYLQDFLKYLVKNSSTLFSASDYEVAPPEYHRKAV